From the Lysinibacillus fusiformis genome, the window GGTTATTTTGTACAGCAGGGAGTCCTTTCCAAATAGCGCTATTAATCAATTCCATCGTAGCCATTTGCGATTCTGGTTTATTAGATAACAACATAAAGATGCGGTCTCCAGCATACTGAGGTAAGTGATCTATTGGTATTTCTCTATACCCCTCGCCTGCTTGAAGTAGTTTTTTGACTTGTGGGTGAGGCTGAAATCCATCTGGATGAAAAAGGGCAGGGGACAGACCTGTACAGCCCATAATATAAAGGCGTTTGCCATGATCAAAAGTCAAAACTGATGCCTTTTCACCAGGCTCTACAACTGTTTTTAGCTGCTGCCACATAGTTTTTTCTTGGATTTTAAAATGTTCTAGCCAATCTGCTGCACGCTGTTGTTGGTTAAGCCACTGCCCTAATAAAAGAACACGCTCTTCTAATGAATCCCAGGAATTGAGGGTAATCGTTGGTGCAATAGATGATAGCGCTTGATATTGCTGCTCGTCACTATTGGTAAAGATAATTAAATCAGGATTCAGCTTCGAAGATTTTTCAAGATTGATTGGAAAGGCAACATCTTGAATATAAGGAACATGGTTTTTATAGAAGGATTTACTAATAGAATTTTTGTCCCCACCTATTGGCTGCACATCAAAAATCAACATATCTCCAAACGTTTCTCCATGATAAATAATACGATGAGGTGAGCAAGGGATGGCTACCTCATGTCCAGTCCAATCTTTTACAACTGTTTTTTGTTTATATTGTCGTGCAAACTGTTTTGGAGGAATCCCAATTACCTGTCGGAAGCGGCGATTAAAGTAATATTCATCATCAAATCCGACTTGCTGCGCAATATCTTTTAATGGCTCATTTGTTTGTAGTAATAATTCCTTGGCATTTGTAAGACGTAGATCTGTAATATAATCTAGCGGTTTCTTCCCGGTTAAGGTTTGGAAGATCGTACTATATTGCCATTGAGCTATATGGGCGAGCTCCGCTAGCTTTTTCACTGTTAAAGGCTGTTGAAAATAGTTATGTATATAGTCGATAGTTTCTTCAACCGCCTTTGTCATTGTCAACTGGTAGTTCATATGAAGCTGATGTTCAAATAATAAATTTAATAGTTCATACAAGACTCCTTGTTGTTTAAGAAAATCCAATTTAGGATTTAAATTATACAGATCTTCGGTAAGACGAATTATTCGTGTATAAGGATAAATTGTATATTCCACTTCATCAGAGAAAATAGATCCTAGATGTAGAGAAGGGTGCTTATGTTTTAGCTGAAAGGCTGAAAAGGCAATTTTATAGAAACGGTAACCATGATTTATATCCGATAAATCAATCATAGAATGGGGCTGTACAAGAAAAATTTTTCCTTTCGTCACCAAATAGGGTATATCATCAATCGTTAACGTCCCACAGCCATCTGTAAAAAGTATCATCGTATGATGAGAAGTCGAGATAAACGGATAGCTCTGCGAAATACAGTCAATATCTTCTAAATGAAATAGTAAATCATTGTTAATAGAAGCTGATTTGTTGTCTTCCATCTGTTCACTTCCTTAGTAAATGAAAATGATTATCAATTAACTGTATTGTATAAAAAGTAAAGAGACATTTCAACAAAGATGAAATGTCTCTTGTTAGTTATTTTTTTAAAATAGTAGGTAATTGTGATAACAGCCATTCTCTTGTTGAGGCATCGCTATCACTTTTTTCAATATCAAATGTGTAGACATGACCGTTCTTCACTGCCGGTAGGTTCTTCCAAATTGGACTTTCCATCATTTCTTTTGTCGATTGTTTTGCTTCATCATCGACTGGTGTTAGGATGAAAATTCGATCACCAGCATATTCAGGAAGAAGTTCTGTGGAGATTTCAGCAAAGCCTGTTCCATCATCAAGTATTTTTTGTATTTTGTCACCAGGTTTAAGAACATTTGAATCGTATAAAACTTGAGAAAGTCCAGCACGTGCCATGACAAATAATCGATCTCCTGGATAATATGTTAAAACCGATGCCGTTTCATCTGGTTTAATGATGTCATCAGCTACAAGCGACTCCCACATTTTATCCGCTTTTTCTGTATAAGCATCCATCCATTGAGTTGCTTCTTCTTTTTTATTAAGTATATCGCCCAGCTCTGTTAAACGTTGGCTTAATGGCGCGAAAGTATCAAACACGATAGTTGGAGCGATCTTAGAAAGCTGTGAATATGTCTTATCATCTGAAGTACCAATAATGATAAGATCAGGCTTTAATGACAATGTTTTCTCAACATTAATAGGAAAACCAACGTCCTCCACATCTTTTACACGATCTTCCCAAGCATAATTTGTAATCCAAGAGAAGCCAGCACCAACTGTTTTGATATTTAATGCAAGTAAATCACCGTATCCTTCTCCATGATAAACCACTCTCTCAGGATTTACTGGAATTTCAACCTCATGACCTAAATAATCCTTATAAACACGAGTTGTTGATTCTGACGTTGTTGCCTCTTCTTTCTTCGTCTCTTCTTTCTTTGTCTCTTCATTGGTTGAACCACAAGCAGCCAGCATGATTCCAACCAGTAATAATAGGCTACAAATGAGCATATGTCGATTTAATTTTTTCATGTCTCTTCCTCCGTAAATGATAATCATTATCGATATAGGCTAGCATAAATTAGACTGTCGCCTAGGACAATGGACAAACTGAAAAGGGGTCATTAAGGTTTATCCAAAAATCTAACTGTCTCTTTAAAATAAAATCCGTTTTACCGTATCAGCATCCTTCCATTGGTGGAGAATGGATCTTTCATTGGATTAAGATTCGTGTAATGAAAGGGGTTTAAAGATGAAGAATTTTTGGATGTTTGTCATAACAGGTATGCTATTAATCGTTACAACTACGGGTTTTGGTCGTATGGCATATGGAATTATTTTGCCATTTATGCAGGAGGGATTGAGTTTTACAACCTTTCAATCTGGTTACTTAGGAACAATGTTGTTTTTAGGCTATTTACTAACAGTAGGGCTTTCCGGAGTACTTACAACACATATTGGTGCAAAAAATGTTCTGTTAGTAGGGGGAGCCTGTGTCATTTTAGGGTTAATGGGACTGGTGTTTGTCACAAATTTCTCGTGGGCTGCCATCACACTGTTCCTTACAGGGGCAGGGAGTGCACTTGTCTATACACCATTACTATCGATAGCCATTAACCTGTATCCTAAAAAACGAGGTACAGTCATGGGGTTGTTAATGAGTGGAGCCGGGATAGGGATGCTATTATCAGGTTTACTTGTACCCTTTATGCTGCAACGATTTCCTACGCTGGGATGGCGTGGAGCTTGGTTAGTTTTTGCGATTTTGACACTGATCGTCGTGTTACTAGCATCCTGGGCGATAAAGCAACCAAATTTTGTCGAAAAGGATACCGTACAGGAAAAAACAACAACATGGCGCAGTAAGCAGCTGTATATCATTGCAGGTATTTATTTTGCCGTTGGTTTAGTCTATCTTATTCCTAATCTATACCAAACAAGTTATATGAAAAGTCTTGGACTATCCAATGGGCTAGCAGGCTCCATTTATGCCATTGCTGGAATTGTGTCGATTGGAGGCGCTCCATTCTGGGGAATGTTAGCAGATAGAATGGGTGTTAAAAAAGCATTAACAACGGCATTACTACTATCGGTTGTCGGCGATTTATTGCCAATGATGTTTGAAAACATTGGAGGGTTTATACTATCCTCTATTATTTGGGGTTCTTCACTTGGTGGTGTTCTTGTCCTGATACAGATGAAAGCCAGTCAGCAAGTATCGCCCCAATATGTTGCATCGGCTATCGGGTTTATTTCAATTTTCTATGCAGTAGGTCAAATGATGGGGCCGGGATTAGCAGGCTGGTTAATTGAGCATGCTGGAGGATTTTCAGTTGCTTATGGCTTTGGAGCGACAGTTTTCTTTTTATGTATCTTGTTAGCATTTTCGTTGAATACAGAAGAAAGCTAATTTTCATAGCGGAAAGGATGTCTCTTTGCTATACTTTAGTTGATTATTGATAATTATTCTCAATAAAGTGCTGAAGGATGGTGAACGCTATGAGTGTGGATTTTCATCAAAATTTTGCTCAATTTTTTCATGCGCTTGAAATACTAGAACCGCAGGAAAAATCAACACAATATATGTCATTCCAATCAACTTTGAAGGAAGGGGCAATACATCGTTTTATACCTCGTACAGATTTAGAGGTAGTTGTATCGGATTATTCCTTTCATCAGGAACATCGAATGAATGTCTCCACAGCAAAGCCAATGGTGGAAATTAGCTATTGCTTGCAAGGGACGCGAGGTGTACATA encodes:
- a CDS encoding ABC transporter substrate-binding protein, whose amino-acid sequence is MKKLNRHMLICSLLLLVGIMLAACGSTNEETKKEETKKEEATTSESTTRVYKDYLGHEVEIPVNPERVVYHGEGYGDLLALNIKTVGAGFSWITNYAWEDRVKDVEDVGFPINVEKTLSLKPDLIIIGTSDDKTYSQLSKIAPTIVFDTFAPLSQRLTELGDILNKKEEATQWMDAYTEKADKMWESLVADDIIKPDETASVLTYYPGDRLFVMARAGLSQVLYDSNVLKPGDKIQKILDDGTGFAEISTELLPEYAGDRIFILTPVDDEAKQSTKEMMESPIWKNLPAVKNGHVYTFDIEKSDSDASTREWLLSQLPTILKK
- a CDS encoding helix-turn-helix domain-containing protein, yielding MEDNKSASINNDLLFHLEDIDCISQSYPFISTSHHTMILFTDGCGTLTIDDIPYLVTKGKIFLVQPHSMIDLSDINHGYRFYKIAFSAFQLKHKHPSLHLGSIFSDEVEYTIYPYTRIIRLTEDLYNLNPKLDFLKQQGVLYELLNLLFEHQLHMNYQLTMTKAVEETIDYIHNYFQQPLTVKKLAELAHIAQWQYSTIFQTLTGKKPLDYITDLRLTNAKELLLQTNEPLKDIAQQVGFDDEYYFNRRFRQVIGIPPKQFARQYKQKTVVKDWTGHEVAIPCSPHRIIYHGETFGDMLIFDVQPIGGDKNSISKSFYKNHVPYIQDVAFPINLEKSSKLNPDLIIFTNSDEQQYQALSSIAPTITLNSWDSLEERVLLLGQWLNQQQRAADWLEHFKIQEKTMWQQLKTVVEPGEKASVLTFDHGKRLYIMGCTGLSPALFHPDGFQPHPQVKKLLQAGEGYREIPIDHLPQYAGDRIFMLLSNKPESQMATMELINSAIWKGLPAVQNNHAYLVDATKWNYGDAFTREKLLGALPNLLVTAK
- a CDS encoding MFS transporter; its protein translation is MKNFWMFVITGMLLIVTTTGFGRMAYGIILPFMQEGLSFTTFQSGYLGTMLFLGYLLTVGLSGVLTTHIGAKNVLLVGGACVILGLMGLVFVTNFSWAAITLFLTGAGSALVYTPLLSIAINLYPKKRGTVMGLLMSGAGIGMLLSGLLVPFMLQRFPTLGWRGAWLVFAILTLIVVLLASWAIKQPNFVEKDTVQEKTTTWRSKQLYIIAGIYFAVGLVYLIPNLYQTSYMKSLGLSNGLAGSIYAIAGIVSIGGAPFWGMLADRMGVKKALTTALLLSVVGDLLPMMFENIGGFILSSIIWGSSLGGVLVLIQMKASQQVSPQYVASAIGFISIFYAVGQMMGPGLAGWLIEHAGGFSVAYGFGATVFFLCILLAFSLNTEES